The Gammaproteobacteria bacterium DNA window GGCAAGCACAAATTCAGCGATTAGTTCACTTGCGTGCTCACCGACAATACATACACCTAATATCTTGTCGCTATTGATCGGTGTTATTACTTTTATGAATCCGGTGGTTGCATTATCGGTAATTGCACGATCAATATCATCCATAGGAAAAGTAGTGACTTGATAATCAATGCCTTGTTTAATTGCTTGTTTTTCTGTGATGCCAACACTGGTTATTTCAGGGTCTGTAAATACTGCGCGAGGAATATTATTTAATGTGCACTTAAACTTTTTGATCGGATGGAAAAGCGCATTAAATGCAGCATACCAAGCTTGGTGTGATGCTGTATGGGTATACTGCATTGGGCTTGTTACATCACCACAAGCATAAATATTGGAATATTTAGTTTGTAATGTATCGTTAGTTACTAAACGGCCTTGCTTGTTAATCTCTAGGTCAAGTAAGTCTAACCCATCCAAATTAGCTTTCCTGCCGGTTGCAATTAACAAATGTGTAAAGCTAATAGTTCTAATTCCATTGTCTTGCGATCCTACTAGAGAATAATTATCGTAGTCGTTAATAAATTTATCAGAAATAAAATTTGTTAATAATGTGACATTGTCTTTCAGTAACGACGTCTCAACGAGTTTAGATGCTTGTTCTTCTTCATTGGGGAGAATAGTTGAGTGTTTGTGCACAATAGTCACGTCTGAACCAAGGCGAGCAAATGCCTGGCCTAGTTCGCAACCAATTGGGCCTGCTCCAATCACTAACAACTTTTTTGGTAATTCTGTAAGTGACCAAACAGTATCGGTAGTTAAATAAGGTATTCGGTCTAAATCTGTTATATGTGGCAGTGCCGGTGTGGCGCCAGTGGATATGATGATATTTTTTGTTGTAAGAATTTTGTCATTTACTTTTACTTGCCAAGGTGACAATACGGTAGCATTACCTTGTTCGCAATGAACACCTAATTCGGTGTATCGTGATACTGAATCTTTTGGTTCTATAACAGAAATTTTGTTATGAACCCTAGCCATTATATTTTTAAATTCGAACTCATAGTTTGCCATAGACAAACCATATGATGAGAAGTCTTTGATATCAGCAATAAACTTCGCACTGCGCAAAATTGACTTAGAAGGAACACATCCGGTATTTAAACAATCCCCACCCATTTGGTGTCTTTCAATAAGAGCAACTTTGCCTTGTAGGGTACTCGTCGTATATGCTGCGA harbors:
- a CDS encoding FAD-dependent oxidoreductase, which encodes MKRIIIFLVIAASIIFSVTYFDAGNYLTFNELKERQSELQLLVNNKPFTAAAIFFSIYVIATGVSVPGAFIFTLAGGALFGLTQGTILVSFASTIGALLAYLVARYFLHDFIQNKFSDRLELINRKVEKDGAFYLLFLRLVPAFPFFLVNLAMALTPIRAFTFYWVSQLGMFPATLVYVNAGTQIAKISSPSDIASPSLIFALILLAILPFITKGIMSILKSRRVYKKFKRPHSFEYNTVVLGGGSAGLVAAYTTSTLQGKVALIERHQMGGDCLNTGCVPSKSILRSAKFIADIKDFSSYGLSMANYEFEFKNIMARVHNKISVIEPKDSVSRYTELGVHCEQGNATVLSPWQVKVNDKILTTKNIIISTGATPALPHITDLDRIPYLTTDTVWSLTELPKKLLVIGAGPIGCELGQAFARLGSDVTIVHKHSTILPNEEEQASKLVETSLLKDNVTLLTNFISDKFINDYDNYSLVGSQDNGIRTISFTHLLIATGRKANLDGLDLLDLEINKQGRLVTNDTLQTKYSNIYACGDVTSPMQYTHTASHQAWYAAFNALFHPIKKFKCTLNNIPRAVFTDPEITSVGITEKQAIKQGIDYQVTTFPMDDIDRAITDNATTGFIKVITPINSDKILGVCIVGEHASELIAEFVLAKTNGLGLNKILKTVHIYPTRSEINRMVAGKWRRSKLTARTIGLLKKFQAWRLG